A single genomic interval of Streptomyces sp. NBC_00663 harbors:
- a CDS encoding LacI family DNA-binding transcriptional regulator, whose product MEPPKPARRVTIVDVARHARVSTTAVSKVLRNAYGASPEMRAKVRRAIDELGYRPLAAARGLRGQTYTIGVMLPDIRNPFFPEIVDGVTGRLADTDYQVFLGPGGCNDEQSEARVTEAMIDRGMDGIILIAPVSSRARLEHVASAVPTVVVGRHGHSPVYDTVTDDDMAGASLVVDHLVGLGHRRIAHIEHHETDPTRIAEMPNAQRADGYRRAMRAHGLADEIDIVSTTYTQQGGYEGARQLLARGRRPTAVFAGADIVAMGALEALAEAGLAVPGDISVAGYDNTTFASFSPISLTSVDQAGHEIGGNAVRLLLERIADRTKTSVQIKLSPTLVARRTTAAVSG is encoded by the coding sequence ATGGAGCCGCCCAAGCCCGCACGTCGCGTGACGATCGTCGACGTGGCCCGTCATGCGCGGGTGTCCACCACCGCGGTGTCCAAAGTGCTGCGCAACGCCTACGGAGCGAGCCCCGAGATGCGGGCCAAGGTGCGGCGCGCCATCGACGAGCTCGGCTACCGGCCCCTGGCGGCCGCGCGAGGTCTGCGCGGACAGACCTACACGATCGGCGTGATGCTCCCGGACATCCGCAACCCCTTCTTCCCCGAGATCGTCGACGGCGTCACCGGCCGCCTCGCCGACACCGACTACCAGGTCTTCCTGGGACCCGGCGGCTGCAACGACGAGCAGAGCGAGGCACGCGTCACGGAGGCCATGATCGACCGGGGGATGGACGGCATCATCCTGATCGCTCCCGTCTCCTCGCGCGCCCGCCTGGAGCACGTCGCCTCCGCCGTGCCGACCGTCGTGGTCGGCCGGCACGGGCATTCCCCCGTCTACGACACCGTCACGGACGACGACATGGCGGGCGCGTCCCTGGTCGTCGACCACCTCGTCGGCCTCGGCCACCGCCGCATCGCCCATATCGAGCACCACGAGACCGACCCGACCCGCATCGCGGAGATGCCCAACGCCCAGCGCGCGGACGGCTACCGGCGCGCCATGCGGGCCCACGGTCTCGCCGACGAGATCGACATCGTCTCCACCACCTACACCCAACAGGGCGGATACGAAGGCGCCCGGCAGCTGCTCGCCCGAGGGCGACGGCCCACGGCCGTCTTCGCCGGCGCGGACATCGTCGCCATGGGCGCGCTCGAAGCCCTCGCCGAGGCCGGGCTGGCCGTTCCCGGCGACATCTCGGTCGCCGGCTACGACAACACGACGTTCGCCTCCTTCAGCCCCATCTCCCTGACCAGCGTCGACCAGGCGGGGCACGAGATCGGCGGCAACGCCGTGCGCCTGCTGCTGGAGCGGATCGCCGACCGCACCAAGACCTCCGTACAGATCAAGCTCTCCCCCACGCTGGTCGCCCGCCGGACCACCGCGGCCGTGAGCGGGTAG
- a CDS encoding rhamnogalacturonan lyase family protein — protein sequence MHMSLTTRGRAATAAALLALASLWAVGPTDPASADTTAQSAQSAQSARVMENLGRGVVAVRNSSTQVLVSWRLLGLDPEGIGFNVYRSTAGGAYTRLNATALTAGTNYTDASADLTKSNSYRVTPVVGGQEQTPSGAFTLTANHATEPVVRVPLRSGGPVKFAWVGDLDGDGAYDYVIDRQTSPQTLEAYRSDGTFLWQVNLGPNSQNQDNIEPGSSTVDVGNWDGVTVYDFDSDGDAEVALKIADGVTFGDGATWTHADDSRQWMAVLDGRTGALSRYSSIPTTYLSDGPLAARLGVAYLNGTTPSLVAFMKNRQDGGAFNLMIGAWKYDGGSLDRQWTWQRGTQDAPDGHNTRAIDVNGDGTDEIAEIGFVLNGDGTLRYSMGPKGIVHGDRFHIADMDPSRPGLEGYGVQQDNPSGLLEYYYDASTGALIWQHYGGPADVGRGMAADIDSRYPGMEVWSFSGLYNARTNALTEPDTAKRPWPQLGLWWDGDLTAELLNDGKIEKWNPLNPTSTGSLPRLVSTWNYGAVDASQGINPLFVGDILGDWREEAMYTNATYDELIIFTTNQPTSTRLYTLAHNPAYRNAMTFKGYMQSHHVDYFLGSGMSTPPRPNITYAP from the coding sequence ATGCATATGTCACTAACGACTCGCGGGCGCGCCGCCACCGCCGCCGCGTTACTCGCCCTCGCCTCCCTCTGGGCCGTCGGCCCCACCGACCCCGCGTCCGCCGACACGACCGCGCAGTCCGCGCAATCCGCGCAATCCGCGCGGGTGATGGAGAACCTCGGTCGCGGGGTCGTCGCGGTGCGCAACAGCTCCACCCAAGTGCTCGTCTCCTGGCGGTTGTTGGGCCTGGACCCGGAGGGCATCGGGTTCAACGTGTACCGCTCCACCGCGGGCGGCGCGTACACCAGGCTCAACGCCACCGCGCTGACAGCGGGCACCAACTACACCGACGCGAGCGCCGACTTGACCAAGTCCAACAGCTACCGCGTGACCCCGGTCGTCGGCGGCCAGGAGCAAACCCCCAGCGGAGCCTTCACGTTGACGGCCAACCACGCCACCGAACCCGTGGTCCGCGTGCCGTTGCGCTCCGGCGGCCCGGTGAAGTTCGCCTGGGTCGGCGACCTCGACGGTGACGGCGCGTACGACTACGTGATCGACCGCCAGACCTCTCCCCAGACGCTGGAGGCGTACCGAAGTGACGGGACCTTCCTCTGGCAGGTGAACCTGGGGCCCAACAGCCAGAACCAGGACAACATCGAGCCGGGGTCGTCGACCGTCGACGTCGGCAACTGGGACGGCGTCACGGTCTATGACTTCGACAGCGACGGCGACGCCGAGGTCGCCCTGAAAATCGCCGACGGGGTGACCTTCGGCGACGGGGCCACCTGGACGCACGCCGACGACTCACGGCAGTGGATGGCGGTCCTCGACGGCCGCACCGGCGCGCTCAGCCGGTACTCGTCGATCCCGACGACCTATCTGTCCGACGGCCCGCTCGCCGCCCGCCTCGGCGTGGCCTACCTCAACGGCACCACCCCCAGCCTGGTCGCCTTCATGAAGAACCGGCAGGACGGCGGGGCGTTCAACCTGATGATCGGCGCCTGGAAGTACGACGGCGGCTCCCTGGACCGCCAGTGGACCTGGCAGCGCGGCACCCAGGACGCACCCGACGGGCACAACACCCGCGCCATCGACGTCAACGGCGACGGCACCGACGAGATCGCCGAGATCGGGTTCGTCCTCAACGGCGACGGCACCCTGCGCTACTCGATGGGTCCCAAGGGCATCGTCCACGGCGACCGCTTCCACATCGCCGACATGGACCCGAGCCGCCCCGGCCTGGAGGGTTACGGCGTCCAGCAGGACAACCCGAGCGGACTGCTGGAGTACTACTACGACGCCTCCACCGGCGCCCTGATCTGGCAGCACTACGGCGGCCCCGCCGACGTCGGACGCGGCATGGCCGCCGACATCGACTCCCGCTACCCGGGCATGGAGGTCTGGTCGTTCTCCGGCCTGTACAACGCGCGCACCAACGCCCTCACCGAACCCGACACGGCCAAGCGCCCCTGGCCGCAGCTGGGCCTGTGGTGGGACGGCGACCTCACCGCGGAACTGCTCAACGACGGCAAGATCGAGAAGTGGAACCCGCTGAACCCGACGTCGACCGGCAGCCTGCCGCGACTGGTGAGCACCTGGAACTACGGTGCCGTCGACGCCTCCCAGGGCATCAACCCCCTCTTCGTGGGCGACATCCTCGGCGACTGGCGCGAGGAGGCGATGTACACCAACGCCACCTACGACGAGCTGATCA
- a CDS encoding carbohydrate ABC transporter permease: MNRYRPRTLALELSMIAIALTVGFPVYVLVNLAVRPASDTSSPISPTSSPTLDNFTTAWQQGALGGALANSLLVTACSVVIVLAVSSLAAYPLARITARWSRGTYLLVLLGLVLPFQLASLPLYQTMRDLGLLGTPWALVLFYSGLQVPFTVFLYAGFLRALPRDFEDAALIDGCSPLQGFWYVVLPTLKPITVTALVLNTVSIWNDFFTPLLYLSGSAQQTMPVAIAGFVGQYVTDWNLIFAALVISILPVLLIYFLLQRSIINGFAGGLRG, from the coding sequence GTGAACCGCTACCGCCCCCGCACCCTCGCCCTCGAACTGTCGATGATCGCCATCGCGCTGACCGTCGGCTTCCCGGTCTACGTCCTGGTCAACCTCGCGGTGAGACCGGCCTCGGACACCTCGTCCCCCATCAGCCCGACCAGCTCGCCGACCCTGGACAACTTCACCACCGCCTGGCAACAGGGCGCCCTCGGCGGGGCGTTGGCTAACAGCCTGCTGGTGACGGCGTGCAGCGTCGTGATCGTGCTGGCCGTCTCCTCCCTGGCCGCCTACCCGCTGGCCCGCATCACGGCCCGCTGGTCGCGAGGCACCTACCTGCTGGTCCTCCTCGGCCTGGTACTGCCCTTCCAGCTCGCCTCCCTCCCGCTGTACCAGACCATGCGCGACCTGGGCCTCCTCGGCACCCCATGGGCCCTGGTGCTCTTCTACTCCGGCCTCCAGGTCCCGTTCACCGTCTTCCTGTACGCGGGATTCCTGCGCGCCCTGCCCCGTGACTTCGAGGACGCGGCCCTGATCGACGGCTGCTCCCCGCTCCAGGGCTTTTGGTACGTCGTCCTGCCCACGCTCAAGCCCATCACCGTGACCGCGCTGGTGCTCAACACGGTCTCCATCTGGAACGACTTCTTCACCCCGCTGCTGTATCTCAGCGGCAGCGCCCAGCAGACCATGCCCGTCGCGATCGCCGGTTTCGTCGGCCAGTACGTCACCGACTGGAACCTCATCTTCGCCGCCCTGGTGATCAGCATCCTGCCGGTCCTGCTCATCTACTTCCTCCTGCAACGCAGCATCATCAACGGCTTTGCCGGAGGGCTGCGGGGATGA
- a CDS encoding carbohydrate ABC transporter permease, translating to MTLAPNAQLPDRDHSPDPAPGAPVRRARTTPPWWFMAPALLLFAFVVLVPSARGLYYAFTDWDGLDPDFTFVGLDNFADMTRDADAVQAIWHTLLIAVSITVAQNAVGLLLALGVNSAIRSRNLLRVLLFAPAVVTPIVTAYLWRNLLGPDGAVNSLLGAVGLDGRQQDWLGSPDLALWTIVAVIVWQYAGYSMVIFLAGLQSVPPEIHEAASLDGAGPVRRFWSVTRPLLAPAFTINLLLSSIGGLKLFDQVYALTGGGPGHATDTLSTLIYKDAFTLGEFGYSIALAVVLTIVVAIASTGQYAMLSRSERAAS from the coding sequence GTGACCCTCGCCCCGAACGCCCAACTCCCGGACCGAGACCACTCCCCGGACCCCGCCCCGGGCGCCCCGGTCCGCCGCGCGCGCACCACACCGCCCTGGTGGTTCATGGCACCGGCCCTGCTGCTGTTCGCCTTCGTCGTCCTCGTCCCCAGCGCCCGCGGGCTGTACTACGCGTTCACCGACTGGGACGGCCTGGACCCCGACTTCACCTTCGTCGGCCTGGACAACTTCGCCGACATGACCCGGGACGCCGACGCGGTCCAGGCCATCTGGCACACCCTGCTCATCGCCGTGTCCATCACGGTCGCGCAGAACGCGGTGGGCCTGCTGCTGGCCCTCGGCGTCAACTCGGCCATCAGGTCCCGCAATCTGCTCAGGGTCCTGCTGTTCGCGCCCGCGGTGGTCACCCCGATCGTGACCGCCTACCTGTGGCGGAACCTGCTAGGCCCGGACGGCGCGGTCAACAGCCTCTTGGGTGCCGTAGGGCTCGACGGCCGGCAGCAGGACTGGCTGGGCAGCCCGGACCTGGCCCTGTGGACGATCGTCGCGGTGATCGTCTGGCAGTACGCGGGCTATTCGATGGTCATCTTCCTGGCCGGACTTCAGTCGGTGCCCCCGGAGATCCACGAGGCCGCGTCACTCGACGGCGCCGGCCCCGTGCGGCGCTTCTGGTCGGTGACCCGGCCGCTGCTCGCCCCGGCCTTCACGATCAACCTGCTGCTGTCGAGCATCGGCGGGCTCAAACTCTTCGACCAGGTCTACGCGTTGACCGGCGGCGGCCCCGGGCACGCGACCGACACCCTGTCCACGCTCATCTACAAGGACGCCTTCACGCTCGGCGAGTTCGGCTACAGCATCGCCCTCGCCGTGGTCCTGACGATCGTCGTCGCCATCGCCTCCACCGGTCAGTACGCCATGCTGTCCCGCAGCGAGAGGGCCGCCTCGTGA